The following coding sequences lie in one Leptospira stimsonii genomic window:
- the dxr gene encoding 1-deoxy-D-xylulose-5-phosphate reductoisomerase: MATTVCLLGASGSVGESTLKVLRTFPEEFRLHSFSVHSNLQKALEIQKEFSPSFICVSSENADRSVLGNKIGKTEILYGESALTELVKDSSIEIVITAIVGSVGLRPTIAAITSGKRLGIANKETLVTSGPLINSLIRKHNTKVVPVDSEHNALFQLLESIKPEAVDKIILTASGGSFRDTPIDQLPLVTKEQALHHPTWSMGPKITIDSNGMINKGLEVIEAHFLFGFPYEKIGVVIHPQSIAHGIVELKDGASFVYASYPDMIFPIAHSLFHPEPVPQVLRSHPSKDWGKLEFREPDLKRYPGLALAFEAGKTGGTAPSIFNAANEAAVELFLKDEIRFVDIPQYISAALDEIPITYPDTLEGYEDADRVARETVGNLKSRKALSAC; the protein is encoded by the coding sequence ACCACCGTCTGTCTTCTGGGCGCTTCGGGTTCCGTAGGAGAATCCACTCTCAAGGTTCTACGCACCTTTCCGGAAGAATTTAGACTTCATTCTTTCAGCGTTCATTCCAATCTCCAGAAAGCTCTGGAGATTCAGAAAGAATTTTCTCCTTCGTTTATATGCGTAAGCTCGGAAAACGCGGATCGATCCGTTCTCGGAAACAAAATCGGAAAGACTGAAATTTTGTATGGAGAATCCGCTCTCACCGAGCTTGTCAAAGATTCTTCCATCGAAATCGTGATTACCGCTATCGTAGGTTCCGTGGGTTTACGTCCAACGATCGCCGCGATCACATCCGGGAAAAGATTAGGAATCGCTAATAAAGAAACGTTAGTCACGTCCGGTCCTCTGATCAATTCCCTGATTCGCAAACACAATACAAAAGTGGTTCCGGTCGATTCGGAACACAACGCACTCTTTCAACTTTTGGAATCCATAAAACCCGAAGCTGTGGATAAAATCATTCTCACCGCATCGGGCGGTTCCTTTCGTGATACGCCGATCGATCAATTGCCTCTGGTCACAAAAGAACAGGCGCTCCACCATCCGACCTGGAGTATGGGTCCGAAGATTACGATCGATTCCAACGGAATGATCAACAAAGGACTCGAGGTCATCGAAGCTCATTTTCTTTTCGGATTCCCTTACGAGAAGATCGGGGTCGTCATTCATCCGCAGAGTATCGCCCACGGAATCGTGGAATTGAAAGACGGAGCTTCGTTTGTTTACGCTTCTTATCCCGATATGATCTTTCCGATCGCACATTCTCTCTTCCATCCGGAACCGGTGCCGCAGGTGTTACGGTCTCATCCATCGAAAGATTGGGGAAAACTGGAATTTAGGGAACCCGATCTGAAACGTTATCCTGGTTTGGCCCTCGCGTTCGAAGCCGGAAAGACAGGCGGAACGGCTCCTTCTATTTTTAACGCGGCCAACGAGGCGGCGGTAGAATTGTTTTTAAAAGACGAGATTCGTTTTGTGGACATTCCACAATACATCTCCGCCGCGTTAGACGAAATTCCAATCACGTATCCTGACACCCTGGAAGGTTACGAAGACGCAGATCGTGTTGCCAGGGAGACCGTCGGAAATCTGAAATCAAGGAAGGCTTTATCCGCATGTTGA
- a CDS encoding site-2 protease family protein, with protein sequence MLIMVLGAVFMLAISIFIHELGHLLCGMLVGVKARIFSIGYGRGIWKKKVGETTYQITAIPVGGYVLFKGDDYGGEIKGEPGELLSTPPLKRMIPVLGGPLFNLFLGFGLLLILNFLGHNPPGNRIFIDPADQEFSAAYQSGLRTGDRILSINGNKTEKFEDIVTGVGLSSGEALKLVGEREGKKLEWIVTPRIVYNPKRASGIPTIGVEPFGERRVVATFSYSEQFQHWLSSKLDKTHEAENYYQERLKKAVEGRDIPAEVLLEKEKEEKESLLRSRALTYLNDGDVIQTINGRTVSTVGELQKILGEYQNQTVKIVVDRKTYPLVNPWSTEIANVDVPVLGANILEFKNLRDKKFPELGLESYQFASYDPELGQKLLNLAVDGKTFPSFEELLAYVKGKNGETVTVDMGNLRLEAEPKVRPIGLLGFRPNMKFNPEPMARELGFLESFVVAGTDVYENVETTLKGIGMLFSGILSVKDSLSGPVGIVSYAGISLEIGWQTYLEFVARISIALMIMNLLPIPMADGGHIVLYAYEAITGRPLPGKVIESIFRIGFLFLLGLGLYVTFNDVTRFF encoded by the coding sequence ATGTTGATCATGGTATTAGGCGCCGTATTTATGTTGGCTATTTCTATTTTTATTCACGAGTTGGGACACCTTCTCTGTGGAATGCTCGTCGGTGTGAAGGCGAGAATTTTTTCAATTGGATACGGTAGAGGCATCTGGAAGAAGAAGGTGGGAGAAACCACTTATCAGATCACCGCGATCCCGGTCGGAGGATACGTTCTTTTTAAAGGCGACGATTACGGCGGAGAAATCAAAGGAGAACCCGGAGAACTATTATCCACTCCGCCTCTCAAAAGAATGATTCCCGTGCTCGGCGGTCCTCTTTTCAATTTGTTTCTCGGTTTTGGTTTATTACTGATTTTGAATTTTCTTGGACACAATCCTCCTGGAAACAGAATCTTTATCGATCCTGCGGATCAAGAATTCTCCGCCGCGTATCAATCCGGACTTCGGACTGGAGACCGGATTCTTAGCATCAATGGAAACAAAACCGAAAAGTTCGAGGACATCGTAACGGGAGTCGGACTTTCTTCGGGAGAAGCACTGAAGCTCGTTGGGGAAAGAGAAGGGAAGAAGTTGGAATGGATCGTAACACCTCGGATCGTATACAACCCAAAACGCGCCTCCGGAATTCCCACGATCGGAGTCGAACCCTTCGGAGAGAGAAGGGTCGTCGCGACATTCAGTTATTCCGAACAATTTCAACACTGGCTTTCCTCCAAGTTGGACAAAACACATGAAGCCGAGAACTACTACCAAGAACGTTTGAAAAAAGCGGTCGAAGGAAGAGACATTCCCGCTGAAGTTCTTTTGGAAAAAGAGAAAGAAGAAAAAGAAAGTCTTCTTCGTTCTCGCGCTCTGACGTATTTAAACGACGGAGACGTGATCCAGACGATCAACGGAAGAACCGTTTCCACCGTGGGAGAACTGCAAAAAATTCTGGGAGAATACCAGAATCAAACCGTAAAGATCGTAGTCGATCGTAAGACCTATCCTTTGGTCAATCCTTGGTCCACCGAAATTGCAAACGTGGACGTTCCCGTTCTCGGAGCAAACATATTAGAATTTAAGAATCTAAGAGATAAAAAATTTCCCGAACTCGGACTTGAATCGTATCAATTCGCGAGTTACGATCCCGAGCTTGGACAAAAACTTCTCAACTTGGCCGTGGACGGAAAAACCTTTCCGAGTTTTGAAGAACTTCTCGCATACGTTAAAGGGAAGAACGGGGAAACTGTTACCGTAGACATGGGAAACCTCAGGCTCGAAGCCGAGCCGAAGGTAAGACCGATCGGACTTTTGGGTTTTAGACCGAACATGAAATTCAATCCGGAGCCGATGGCCAGAGAACTCGGATTTTTAGAATCCTTTGTGGTCGCGGGAACAGACGTCTATGAGAATGTGGAAACCACTCTCAAAGGAATCGGCATGTTGTTTTCCGGAATTCTTTCCGTAAAGGACAGCCTTTCCGGACCCGTGGGAATCGTCTCGTATGCCGGAATCAGTTTGGAGATCGGCTGGCAGACTTACTTGGAGTTTGTCGCGAGGATCTCGATCGCTCTGATGATTATGAATTTACTTCCCATTCCGATGGCGGACGGTGGACATATCGTATTGTATGCGTATGAAGCGATCACCGGAAGACCTCTTCCTGGAAAAGTGATCGAGTCCATCTTTAGAATCGGATTTTTATTCTTACTCGGACTCGGACTCTACGTCACCTTCAACGATGTAACGCGATTTTTCTAA